The Natranaerovirga hydrolytica genome window below encodes:
- a CDS encoding ribose-phosphate diphosphokinase produces the protein MTSASMSNEKIKIFAGNANTKLAQEIAQQLGLEVSSSEAGKFSDGEISVKINEMVRGVDVFVVQSTSGPVNDNLMELLIMIDAMRRASAGRITAVIPYYGYARQDRKARARDPISARLVADLLQTAGADRVLSMDLHCAQIQGFFTIPVDHLLGNPLFVDYYNEKFKDEIDNLTVVSPDVGSVQRTRMFAEKLEIPIAIIDKRRPKANVSEIMNIIGDIKGRNVLLVDDMIDTAGTISNAANTLKEKGAKAVYACCTHPVLSGPAIERIDQSAIEELLVLNTIPLSKEKQIDKIKVLSVADIFSNAINRIHYNKSVSQLFL, from the coding sequence ATGACAAGCGCATCAATGAGTAATGAGAAAATTAAAATTTTTGCAGGTAATGCCAATACTAAGTTAGCACAAGAGATCGCACAGCAGTTGGGGTTAGAAGTATCTTCTTCAGAGGCTGGTAAATTTAGTGATGGAGAAATATCTGTAAAAATAAATGAAATGGTTAGGGGAGTAGACGTATTTGTTGTGCAATCAACAAGTGGTCCAGTAAATGATAATTTGATGGAGTTATTAATAATGATAGATGCCATGAGAAGAGCATCTGCAGGAAGGATAACAGCTGTAATTCCTTATTATGGATATGCTAGACAAGATAGAAAAGCAAGAGCTAGAGATCCCATTAGTGCTAGGTTAGTAGCTGATTTATTACAAACAGCTGGCGCAGATAGAGTTTTATCAATGGATTTACATTGTGCACAAATACAAGGGTTTTTTACAATTCCAGTCGATCATTTGTTAGGTAATCCATTATTTGTTGATTATTATAATGAAAAATTTAAAGACGAAATAGACAATTTGACAGTTGTATCTCCAGATGTAGGCAGTGTACAAAGAACAAGAATGTTTGCTGAAAAATTGGAGATCCCTATTGCCATTATTGATAAAAGAAGACCAAAGGCCAATGTATCTGAAATAATGAATATTATTGGTGACATAAAAGGTAGAAATGTTTTATTAGTAGATGATATGATAGATACAGCAGGAACAATAAGCAATGCAGCCAATACATTAAAAGAAAAAGGTGCAAAAGCAGTATATGCCTGTTGTACACATCCAGTATTGTCTGGCCCTGCCATAGAAAGAATAGATCAATCTGCTATTGAAGAATTATTGGTTTTAAATACCATACCATTATCAAAAGAAAAACAAATCGATAAAATAAAAGTATTATCTGTAGCGGACATTTTTTCAAATGCCATTAATAGAATACATTACAATAAATCTGTATCACAATTGTTTTTATAA
- the glmU gene encoding bifunctional UDP-N-acetylglucosamine diphosphorylase/glucosamine-1-phosphate N-acetyltransferase GlmU, translated as MDNLKAVILAAGQGTRMKSKTPKVLHKILDKPLLDYVIESAKEAGAKEICVVVGHKSELVKETTYDDVQFVTQEEQLGTGHAVMQAKEFIGEKGQTIILFGDTPLITGDTLIKLKDYHSQAKNAITVLSTKVNDPKGYGRIIKDVNGNFIKSVEEKDATSEERMVNEINSGMYIYDSKVLYESLDLVNNDNAQGEYYLPDTLSIALGKNYKVNTMCTEDPSEILGVNSRVQLAQAQKVIQERINHYWMEEGVTIINPENTYISKDATIGKDTTIYPSVMIEGKTKVGEECIIGLNTRIKDSIIAKGCSIEQTVILESEVGKNTTIGPFAYIRPNSKIGSNIKIGDFVEIKNASIGDGTKVSHLTYIGDAQVGKGVNFGCGTVVVNYNGKEKNKTIIEDNAFIGCNTNLISPVKVGENAYTAAGSTINKDVPADALGIARSKQENKKDWAKKKR; from the coding sequence ATGGATAATTTGAAAGCAGTTATATTAGCTGCAGGTCAAGGCACAAGAATGAAATCAAAAACACCTAAAGTATTACATAAAATATTAGATAAACCATTATTAGACTATGTTATAGAATCGGCAAAAGAAGCAGGAGCAAAAGAAATATGTGTGGTAGTCGGACATAAAAGTGAACTTGTAAAAGAAACAACATATGATGATGTCCAATTTGTTACCCAAGAAGAACAACTAGGAACAGGGCATGCGGTTATGCAAGCAAAAGAGTTTATTGGAGAAAAAGGTCAAACAATCATTTTATTTGGTGATACACCTCTTATTACAGGTGATACACTTATAAAATTAAAAGACTACCATAGTCAAGCAAAAAATGCCATAACCGTTTTAAGCACAAAGGTCAATGATCCAAAAGGCTATGGTAGAATCATTAAAGATGTAAATGGCAATTTTATAAAAAGTGTGGAAGAAAAGGATGCCACTTCTGAGGAAAGAATGGTAAATGAAATCAATTCAGGTATGTATATTTATGATTCAAAAGTATTGTATGAGTCATTGGATTTGGTTAATAATGATAATGCACAAGGCGAATATTATTTACCAGATACATTAAGCATTGCTTTAGGAAAAAATTATAAAGTCAATACAATGTGTACGGAAGATCCGTCAGAAATTCTAGGGGTTAACTCAAGAGTCCAATTGGCACAAGCTCAAAAAGTAATTCAAGAAAGAATTAATCATTACTGGATGGAAGAAGGGGTTACGATTATTAACCCAGAAAATACGTATATCAGTAAAGACGCCACAATAGGCAAAGATACAACAATCTATCCTAGCGTTATGATAGAAGGAAAGACTAAAGTTGGTGAGGAGTGTATCATTGGTCTCAATACAAGAATAAAAGATTCTATCATTGCAAAAGGGTGTTCCATCGAACAAACGGTTATATTAGAGAGTGAAGTAGGCAAGAATACCACAATAGGTCCTTTTGCATATATTCGACCAAACTCTAAAATAGGTAGTAATATAAAAATAGGGGACTTTGTAGAAATCAAAAATGCATCTATTGGAGACGGTACAAAAGTATCTCATTTAACATACATTGGTGATGCACAAGTGGGTAAAGGTGTTAATTTTGGTTGCGGTACAGTAGTGGTCAATTATAATGGAAAAGAAAAAAATAAGACCATTATAGAAGACAATGCATTTATTGGATGCAATACCAATTTAATTTCACCAGTTAAAGTGGGTGAAAATGCATACACAGCAGCAGGTTCTACTATAAATAAAGATGTACCAGCCGATGCATTAGGCATAGCTAGAAGCAAACAAGAGAACAAAAAAGATTGGGCCAAAAAAAAGAGATAA
- the pth gene encoding aminoacyl-tRNA hydrolase, translated as MYLVVGLGNPGMKYAATRHNIGFEVVERFAYEHNIKLNKKKYHAKYGTGNINGEKVMVVQPQTYMNRSGESVLLFADFFKISMDNILVIYDDTSLDLGKIRIRKKGSAGGHNGIKNIIAHLNAQDFPRIKVGVGEKPPGWDLADYVLGRFSKEEMDIIIPAIKRASDSIETYIKDGVDAMMNLYNNK; from the coding sequence ATGTATTTGGTAGTCGGTTTAGGAAACCCAGGAATGAAGTACGCGGCAACAAGGCATAATATTGGTTTTGAAGTAGTAGAAAGATTTGCTTATGAACACAATATAAAACTAAATAAGAAAAAATATCATGCCAAATACGGAACAGGTAATATAAACGGAGAAAAAGTTATGGTTGTTCAACCACAAACATATATGAATCGAAGCGGTGAAAGTGTTTTGTTATTTGCAGATTTTTTTAAGATATCTATGGATAACATATTGGTTATCTATGATGATACTAGCTTAGACCTTGGGAAGATTAGAATTAGAAAGAAAGGTAGCGCAGGTGGACATAATGGTATTAAAAATATTATTGCCCATTTAAATGCACAAGATTTTCCAAGAATTAAAGTGGGTGTAGGTGAAAAACCACCTGGTTGGGATTTGGCTGATTATGTGTTAGGTCGTTTTAGCAAAGAGGAAATGGATATTATCATTCCAGCTATAAAAAGAGCCAGTGATTCTATAGAGACATATATAAAAGACGGTGTTGATGCAATGATGAATTTGTACAATAATAAATAG
- a CDS encoding ABC transporter permease: protein MMKAIIKNSFKNMSIVGKMSLLIIIMIILMGLFSNKIAKFPYNVPSGQVLLPPSHNHWLGTDDLGIDIWAQITYGARLSMIVGFTTAILASIGGSIMGILAGYYGGKIEKVFLRIGDIMMVVPELPMMIVLGAYLGGNIKTIILVISIFSWIHPARIARSKIISIKKEKYIIASKSYGASFFYLLNKHFKLEITPILMISMIRVMKKAILAEAGLAFLGLGNPVSKSWGMIINRAINFSGIYYTNFWKWWLVFPVAFLMILITSFAFLGKELEKSYNIKV, encoded by the coding sequence ATGATGAAAGCAATCATTAAGAACAGTTTTAAAAATATGAGTATTGTAGGTAAAATGAGTTTGCTCATTATCATAATGATAATCTTAATGGGTCTTTTTTCTAATAAAATAGCTAAATTTCCATACAATGTACCTTCAGGACAAGTCTTGTTGCCGCCAAGCCACAACCATTGGCTAGGGACAGATGATTTGGGAATAGACATTTGGGCGCAAATCACCTATGGAGCTAGATTAAGCATGATAGTGGGCTTTACAACTGCAATTTTAGCCAGTATAGGTGGAAGTATCATGGGTATATTAGCAGGATATTATGGTGGAAAAATAGAAAAAGTTTTTTTAAGAATAGGCGATATTATGATGGTTGTACCAGAATTACCAATGATGATTGTGTTAGGAGCTTACTTAGGAGGTAATATCAAAACAATTATTTTGGTAATATCAATCTTTTCATGGATTCACCCAGCAAGAATAGCCCGCTCTAAAATAATTTCTATAAAAAAAGAAAAATATATTATTGCTTCGAAAAGTTATGGGGCTAGTTTTTTTTATTTGCTAAACAAACATTTCAAACTTGAAATCACACCTATTTTAATGATTAGTATGATAAGAGTTATGAAAAAAGCCATTCTCGCAGAAGCGGGACTTGCGTTTTTAGGCTTGGGAAACCCAGTTTCAAAGAGTTGGGGAATGATTATTAATAGAGCTATTAATTTTTCAGGAATTTATTATACAAATTTTTGGAAATGGTGGCTTGTATTCCCAGTAGCTTTTTTGATGATCTTAATTACATCATTTGCTTTTTTGGGCAAAGAATTAGAAAAAAGCTATAATATAAAAGTGTGA
- the mfd gene encoding transcription-repair coupling factor, translating into MLQPFNEMKEFEDIKKAIDNEESVHISGCIDSQKAHLIYGLNREKRSNVIITYNDLKAKELYEDLKLFYKRVYLYPEKDLIFYSADIHNNYITSQRMDVIKAVIEEKEITVIMTIDAVIEHMVLLEKIKSNMINIKLGEIIDVEDFKKKLIYTGYERVEFVEAKGQFAIRGGIIDIYPLTEEMGIRIEMWDDEVDSIRTMNVQNQRSIDKLETIRIYPASEMVLEEETIQKGLQKIDSEKEQLIETFKKHNHTEAIDKLQNIIRETKEKITNLLTYNGIESYIKIFNEKTTNILEYFSKDTYFFLDEPKRIQEKYFITTQEFKESMLNRYENGYLLPSQLDLLFNLEDILQKLSKKKVVQLSTLMNRIKEFPVIKHYNLEVKSINPYNNSFEMLVKDLKKWQQKKYKIILLAASRTRAQRMAKDLNELDIQAHYLKEGTVKVQEGQIVVCYGNIHKGFEYPLVRYVVISESDVFSKKIKKKRKSQTKGNKIQSFTDLSVGDYVVHENHGLGIFQGIEQIEVEGIIKDYIKISYRDNGNLYVATNQLEMIQKYIGADGKKPKLNKLGSSEWSNTKKKVKKAVENLAKELVALYAKRQEEVGFIYSEDTLWQQEFEEMFPFEETDDQLNAIEDTKKDMESKKIMDRLICGDVGYGKTEVAIRAAFKAVQDGKQVAYLVPTTILAQQHYNNFVQRMNDFPVRIELLSRFKTPSQQRKAIEDLRKGLVDIVIGTHRIVSKDVAFKDLGLLIVDEEQRFGVKHKEKIKHIKENVDVLTLTATPIPRTLHMSLIGIRDMSVLEEPPEERLPIQTYVMEYDEEMIKEAINRELSRNGQIYYVYNRVKNMEEIANKISKLVPDAKVAFANGQMRERELENIMFDFINQEIDVLVSTTIIETGLDISNVNTMIIHDADQLGLSQLYQLRGRVGRSNRVAYAYLCYKKDKMLKETAEKRLQAIREFTEFGSGFKISMRDLEIRGAGNLLGPEQHGHMESVGYDMYCKLLDQAIKREKNVEEQEDIETSIEIDVDAYIPSNYIKNEHQKIDIYKRIAAIENEEDYFDIQEELEDRFGDMPVYVSNLLEVALIKGIAKTADVILLESKKGAIKFSIRQDSKINPTKIPELINKYNNKIKFNAQPEPYFLLPLKTKSKTELFRHIKNVLQDIKGLKD; encoded by the coding sequence ATGTTACAACCTTTCAACGAGATGAAAGAATTTGAAGATATAAAAAAAGCCATAGATAACGAAGAGTCAGTGCACATATCCGGTTGTATTGATTCTCAAAAGGCGCATTTGATTTATGGTCTGAATAGAGAAAAAAGAAGTAATGTTATTATAACTTACAATGATTTAAAAGCAAAAGAACTATACGAAGATTTAAAGCTGTTTTATAAAAGGGTGTATTTGTACCCAGAAAAAGACTTGATATTTTATAGTGCAGATATTCATAATAATTACATTACATCACAAAGAATGGATGTTATAAAAGCAGTAATAGAAGAAAAGGAAATAACAGTTATTATGACAATAGATGCTGTTATTGAACATATGGTGTTACTAGAAAAAATAAAAAGTAATATGATTAATATAAAATTAGGCGAGATCATAGATGTAGAGGACTTTAAGAAAAAGTTAATTTATACAGGTTACGAAAGAGTAGAATTTGTTGAAGCGAAAGGTCAGTTTGCAATAAGAGGTGGTATCATTGACATTTATCCACTTACAGAGGAAATGGGTATTAGAATAGAAATGTGGGATGATGAAGTCGATTCTATTCGTACAATGAATGTCCAAAATCAAAGGTCCATAGACAAGCTAGAAACCATAAGGATTTATCCTGCTTCAGAAATGGTATTAGAAGAAGAAACCATTCAAAAAGGATTACAAAAAATAGATTCAGAAAAAGAACAATTAATTGAGACCTTTAAAAAACATAATCATACAGAAGCAATAGATAAGCTTCAAAACATTATAAGAGAGACGAAAGAGAAGATTACAAACTTGCTGACTTATAATGGCATAGAAAGTTACATCAAAATATTTAATGAAAAAACAACCAATATATTAGAGTATTTTTCAAAAGACACATACTTTTTTTTAGATGAGCCAAAAAGAATTCAAGAAAAATATTTTATTACAACCCAAGAATTTAAAGAAAGTATGTTAAATAGATATGAAAACGGTTATTTGCTTCCCTCTCAGTTAGATTTATTATTTAATTTAGAGGATATTTTACAAAAGTTGTCTAAGAAAAAAGTTGTACAATTGAGTACATTAATGAATAGGATAAAAGAGTTTCCTGTAATCAAACACTATAATTTAGAAGTAAAGTCTATTAATCCTTATAATAATAGCTTTGAAATGTTGGTTAAGGACTTAAAAAAATGGCAACAGAAAAAATATAAGATCATTTTGCTAGCAGCCTCTAGAACAAGGGCTCAAAGAATGGCAAAAGATTTAAATGAACTAGATATACAAGCTCATTATTTAAAAGAGGGAACAGTTAAGGTACAAGAAGGACAAATAGTTGTTTGCTATGGTAATATTCATAAAGGGTTTGAGTACCCATTGGTTCGATATGTTGTTATATCAGAATCCGATGTCTTTAGTAAAAAAATAAAAAAGAAAAGAAAAAGCCAAACAAAAGGTAATAAAATCCAAAGTTTTACAGATTTATCCGTAGGTGACTATGTGGTACATGAAAACCACGGCCTAGGTATATTTCAAGGTATTGAACAAATTGAAGTCGAAGGTATCATAAAAGATTATATAAAAATTAGTTATAGAGACAATGGGAATCTATATGTTGCAACCAACCAACTTGAAATGATACAAAAATATATAGGTGCAGATGGAAAAAAACCTAAATTAAATAAATTAGGAAGCAGTGAATGGTCCAATACTAAAAAGAAAGTTAAAAAAGCAGTAGAGAATTTAGCAAAGGAATTAGTAGCTTTATATGCAAAAAGACAAGAAGAAGTTGGATTTATTTACTCAGAAGATACCCTTTGGCAACAAGAATTTGAAGAGATGTTTCCATTTGAAGAAACAGATGACCAGCTTAATGCTATTGAAGACACCAAGAAAGATATGGAAAGTAAAAAAATAATGGATCGATTAATTTGTGGAGATGTTGGATATGGCAAAACGGAAGTGGCTATTCGGGCTGCTTTTAAAGCGGTTCAAGATGGAAAGCAAGTGGCGTACTTAGTGCCAACTACTATTCTAGCCCAGCAACATTACAATAATTTTGTCCAAAGAATGAATGACTTTCCAGTAAGGATTGAATTGCTTTCTAGGTTTAAAACACCATCTCAGCAAAGAAAAGCCATTGAAGATTTAAGAAAAGGTTTAGTAGACATTGTTATAGGTACCCATAGAATTGTGTCAAAAGATGTGGCGTTTAAAGATTTAGGATTGCTAATTGTAGATGAAGAACAGCGTTTTGGTGTGAAACATAAGGAAAAAATCAAACATATCAAAGAAAACGTAGATGTCTTAACCTTAACAGCCACACCTATTCCAAGAACCCTTCATATGAGTTTAATTGGTATAAGGGATATGAGTGTTTTAGAAGAGCCACCTGAAGAAAGATTACCCATACAAACCTATGTGATGGAATACGATGAAGAAATGATAAAAGAAGCCATTAATAGAGAGCTGTCAAGAAACGGTCAAATATATTATGTATACAACAGAGTTAAAAATATGGAAGAAATAGCAAATAAAATAAGCAAGTTGGTTCCTGACGCAAAGGTTGCTTTTGCCAATGGCCAAATGAGAGAAAGAGAATTAGAAAACATCATGTTTGATTTTATCAATCAAGAAATCGACGTATTGGTATCCACAACAATTATTGAAACAGGATTAGATATCTCTAATGTCAACACAATGATTATTCATGACGCAGACCAATTAGGATTATCTCAATTGTATCAATTAAGAGGAAGAGTAGGCCGGTCAAACAGAGTTGCCTATGCTTATTTATGTTATAAAAAAGATAAGATGTTAAAAGAAACAGCAGAAAAAAGACTACAAGCCATAAGAGAATTTACAGAATTTGGATCGGGCTTTAAAATTTCTATGCGAGATTTAGAAATTAGAGGAGCGGGAAATTTATTAGGACCGGAACAACATGGTCATATGGAATCAGTGGGGTATGATATGTATTGTAAATTATTAGATCAAGCCATTAAGAGAGAGAAGAATGTAGAAGAGCAAGAAGACATTGAAACAAGTATAGAAATAGATGTTGATGCATATATACCTTCTAATTACATTAAAAATGAGCATCAAAAAATAGATATTTATAAAAGAATCGCGGCAATCGAAAATGAAGAAGATTATTTTGACATACAAGAAGAATTAGAAGATCGTTTCGGAGATATGCCAGTCTATGTTTCGAATTTATTAGAAGTTGCATTAATTAAGGGCATAGCTAAAACAGCTGATGTCATTCTTTTAGAAAGCAAAAAAGGGGCCATTAAATTTAGCATAAGACAAGATTCAAA
- a CDS encoding ABC transporter permease, which yields MVKNYALTVIIIVSIIFFLPRLMPGDPFTNLSVEDGEVSVRFTQEQINQYKSYYGLDEPLYKQYFNYIIQLSKGHLGFSIYYNMPVKDIIFNRLGWTFFMVMVSLIISSILGIVLGSIAAFKKGTRLDNILYGGMVVVSESPAFLIGILLLFLFAAHLKWFPLSGGITPFATFDSPIKYLGDVIRHGFLPIGTLVISRVGNFFLLTRSSMLVILSKNYLVTAKAKGLKRKRIVFKHALKNALIPILTRILMSMGGMFGGAILVENVFAYPGVGRLMREAVMVRDYILVQGIFLIIMFLVLMSNILAEILYQKIDPRVDGE from the coding sequence ATGGTTAAAAATTACGCTCTAACAGTAATTATTATTGTATCAATAATATTTTTTCTTCCTAGGTTAATGCCTGGGGATCCTTTTACTAATTTATCAGTGGAAGATGGAGAAGTTAGCGTACGATTTACTCAAGAACAAATTAATCAATATAAAAGCTATTATGGGTTAGATGAACCTCTATATAAACAGTATTTTAATTATATTATTCAATTAAGTAAAGGGCATTTAGGCTTTAGTATATATTACAATATGCCTGTAAAAGACATTATTTTTAATCGGTTAGGTTGGACTTTTTTTATGGTGATGGTGTCTTTGATAATCAGCAGTATTCTAGGTATTGTATTAGGAAGTATAGCCGCTTTTAAAAAAGGAACTCGACTGGATAATATACTGTATGGTGGCATGGTAGTTGTATCAGAATCGCCAGCTTTTTTAATTGGAATACTGTTATTATTTTTATTTGCAGCCCATTTAAAATGGTTTCCTTTATCAGGAGGTATTACACCATTTGCAACTTTTGACAGTCCAATAAAGTATTTAGGTGATGTTATAAGGCATGGTTTTCTTCCTATAGGTACGCTGGTTATTTCTAGAGTAGGTAACTTCTTTTTGTTAACGAGAAGCAGTATGTTAGTCATTTTATCCAAAAATTATTTAGTAACTGCAAAAGCAAAAGGATTAAAAAGAAAAAGAATTGTCTTTAAGCATGCATTAAAAAATGCATTAATTCCCATTCTTACTAGAATTTTAATGAGCATGGGAGGCATGTTTGGTGGCGCTATATTAGTAGAGAATGTTTTTGCTTATCCAGGTGTAGGTAGGCTGATGAGAGAGGCAGTAATGGTTAGAGACTATATATTGGTTCAAGGTATTTTTTTAATCATTATGTTTTTAGTTTTAATGAGCAATATTCTTGCAGAAATTTTATATCAAAAAATAGACCCAAGGGTGGATGGTGAATGA
- a CDS encoding ABC transporter ATP-binding protein, with product MNEKSLSVENLYIQYNQGSSFAVNNISLKLQLGESIGIIGESGSGKSSIGKALMGLLNKEATVKGEIYYNHLNLNAFDEKKWNEYRWDKIAIVFQNSLDILNPVLTLKEQIEEAIIRHKKEMNKETRLKTIIDVFNKVKLDYKWVNRYPHQISGGMRQKFLIAMALSCDPDILIIDEPTTALDSLSKKEIVDLLNDLKKEKSMIIISHEIQIIEKLTSKVIVMYLGNIVEQGNTTEVINNPFHPYTRGLVGASPEVNTYRDLWGIPGEIEGDTQNNTIGCPFYNRCNQRINECARKRPEIKKISNSRQISCVRGGIVTILKAENISKTYKDKNQKIPACHNCNIVIKSGEVVAVIGETGSGKSTLAEILIGVLNPDTGKILFENREVVKFNETSKKNGMQMIFQDPLSATNEKLTVEEVISEPLEIQKIGNKEDRINEVKKVLKDVQLPQDEHFLKNKCYKLSGGQRQRVAIARSLILEPKVLIADEISSMLDPSTQANIIRLLKGLQNKKGFSMLYITHDLALSRKIADRIYVMYKGDIVEEGNAKNLLNNPKKEYTRNLIKASGIL from the coding sequence ATGAATGAAAAAAGCTTAAGTGTTGAAAATCTATACATACAATACAATCAAGGCAGTAGTTTTGCGGTTAATAATATAAGCCTTAAATTACAACTAGGAGAAAGTATAGGGATTATTGGTGAATCAGGCAGTGGCAAAAGTTCCATTGGGAAAGCTTTAATGGGTTTGCTCAATAAAGAAGCAACAGTAAAAGGGGAGATTTATTACAATCACCTAAATTTAAATGCGTTTGATGAAAAAAAGTGGAATGAATACAGGTGGGATAAAATTGCCATTGTGTTTCAAAATAGTTTAGACATCTTGAATCCGGTTTTAACTTTAAAAGAACAGATAGAAGAAGCAATCATAAGACATAAAAAAGAAATGAATAAAGAAACACGATTAAAAACAATAATAGATGTTTTTAATAAAGTCAAGTTAGATTATAAATGGGTTAATCGGTATCCTCATCAGATATCTGGTGGTATGAGACAAAAATTTTTAATCGCTATGGCTTTATCTTGTGATCCAGACATATTAATTATAGATGAACCCACAACGGCTTTAGATTCTCTATCAAAAAAAGAAATAGTAGACTTATTAAATGATTTAAAAAAAGAAAAAAGTATGATTATCATATCTCATGAAATACAAATAATAGAAAAATTAACATCGAAAGTAATAGTAATGTACTTAGGTAACATTGTTGAACAAGGCAATACTACAGAAGTCATCAACAATCCATTTCATCCATATACAAGAGGATTGGTTGGAGCCTCACCAGAAGTTAATACTTATAGGGATTTATGGGGCATTCCAGGAGAAATTGAAGGGGATACTCAAAACAACACCATAGGATGCCCTTTCTATAATCGATGCAATCAAAGGATAAATGAATGTGCTAGAAAAAGGCCTGAGATTAAAAAAATTTCAAATAGTAGGCAAATATCTTGTGTTCGTGGAGGGATTGTAACAATATTAAAAGCTGAAAATATTAGTAAAACGTATAAAGATAAGAATCAAAAAATTCCAGCGTGTCACAATTGTAATATAGTTATAAAGTCAGGAGAAGTGGTTGCTGTTATTGGAGAGACAGGCTCTGGAAAGAGTACATTAGCAGAGATTTTAATAGGGGTTTTAAATCCAGATACAGGCAAGATACTATTTGAAAATAGAGAAGTTGTAAAGTTTAATGAAACTTCTAAAAAAAATGGGATGCAAATGATTTTCCAAGATCCTTTATCTGCTACAAATGAAAAATTAACAGTAGAGGAAGTTATTAGTGAACCATTAGAAATACAAAAGATAGGAAATAAAGAAGACAGAATAAATGAAGTGAAAAAGGTTTTAAAAGATGTTCAACTGCCACAAGATGAGCATTTTTTAAAAAATAAATGTTATAAATTGAGTGGTGGGCAAAGGCAAAGAGTAGCCATAGCTAGGAGTTTGATTTTAGAGCCTAAGGTATTAATAGCAGATGAAATTAGTTCAATGTTGGATCCATCAACTCAAGCAAATATTATAAGATTATTAAAAGGTTTGCAAAATAAAAAAGGATTTTCTATGTTATATATTACGCATGATTTGGCTTTATCAAGAAAAATAGCAGATAGGATTTATGTTATGTACAAAGGAGATATCGTAGAGGAAGGCAATGCTAAAAATCTTTTAAATAATCCTAAAAAAGAATACACTAGGAATCTAATAAAAGCTTCAGGAATTCTATAA